Part of the Deinococcus multiflagellatus genome, GTCCACGGCCTCCAGCTCGCGGCGGCGGTAGGCGTGCCCCTTGTGGATGATCAGCTCCTCGCCTTCGGGGCTGGTCCACTTGCGCGCGCCGAGGAGGCTCCAGTCGAAATCGGGCTCGTTGTCCAGCGGGAACTGGTAGCCCCCGGTGGGTACTTCGCCGCTGGTCCAGCCCAGGCGGCCATACTGGCGCTGAACGTCCAGCAGTTTGTCGGCATTTTCAACGTCAACGGTGACCCGGGCGCCCAGATCGGTGGTGAATTCAATGTGCAGCATGCTGCCTCCTTATGTAAATAACATAACACAGAATGGGTGTTCTGGCTAGCGGACATCACCCCTCGGCGCGCCGGGTCAGCACGTAAAAGGCGCGCTCACCGTCCCGGGCGAGGTCGGTGACTTCGTAGCCCTCGGCCAGGGCGGTGCCCAGGGCGTTGCGCAGGGCCAGCCGCCACGCCAGCCGCGTGGCAGGGGAGAGATGCTCGGGATGGGTAGGCACTTCCGCCAGGCGCACTGGGGCGCCAGGGGCCCGGCGGACCGGGCCCGGCGTTTCGCCCTGGGCCTCCAGCACCCGTTCCCCATTCGGTAAAGGGGCGGGCCGGGCGGGGAGGGGTTGGGTCAGGTCCCACTCCACCAACAGACGGTCAGCGGGAAAGGCGCGCGCGCGGTCGGCCTCCAGCGCGTACCAGTCGGGCAGATAGGTGCGGGCACGCGCACCCAGCTTGCCCAGATTCAGGCGGGCGTTGCGGGCCACCAGGGGATCGAAGGTCCAGGTCATGCGCCGCAGCCCCTGGGCCAGCACCCGCTCGCGCTGGGCATGCTTGAGGGCCAGCGCCAGCCCACTGCCCCGGCAGGCCGGGTCCAGGGCCAGCAGGTGCGAGTGGTGCCACACCTCGCCCTGGCACAAGGCCGGAAAGCCAAAGGCGAGGCCCACGGGGCGCTCGGGCTCGGCTTCGGGGTAAGCCCCCAGCACCACGCCCCCACTCACGGCGCTGATGCGAAACAGGGTGCCGGGAGTCACTTCGCGGTCGGTGTAGCCCCAGGCGGCCACCTGCACCTCTTCCAGGGCGCGAAAGGCCCAGGGGTCGGTGACCTCCTGCACCACGTACCCCGGCGGCACAGGCACCATCAGGCGCGCCGCTCCTCGTGCAGCTCGGCCACGCGCGCAAGGAACTCGCGGTTGAGGGTCACGCCAGTTCCGGGGCCGGCCGGGACCGGCATCAGGCCGTCCTCGGCTTCCAGGGGCTCGTGAATCACGTCGGTGGCCCAGTACCGGCTGGCACTGCTGGTGTCGCCGGGCAGGGTGAAGTTCGGCAGTGTGGAGAGGTGGATGTTGTGCGCGCGGCCCACGCCGCTTTCCAGCATTCCGCCGCACCACACGGGCGCTCCGAACGCCTGCGCCACATCGTGCACGCGCCGGGCCTCGGCGTGGCCGCCCACCCGGGCCACCTTGATATTGATCACCCCGCCCGCCCCCAGCGCCAGCCCCTTGCGGGCGTCCTGGGCGCTGGTCACGCTTTCGTCCAGGCACAGGGGCGTGGCCAGACGGCGCTGCAACTCGGCGTGGTCCACCAGATCGTCCCAGGCCAGCGGCTGCTCGATATACGTCAGGTCAAAGCTATCCAGGGCCCGCAGGCGCGCGGTGTCGGCCAGGGTGTAGGCGCTGTTGGCGTCCACCGTCAGGCGGATATGGGGAAAGGCCTCGCGGGTGGCCTGTACCGGCTGCACGTCCCAGCCGGGCTTGATCTTCAGCTTGATACGGCGGTAGCCCTGGTCCACATGGCGGCGCACCATCTCCACGGTGGCCGCCTCGTCCGGCTGAATGCCCAGGCTCACGCCCACCTCCACCTGGGTCTTGCGCCCGCCCAGCAGGGTGCCCAGCGGCACGTTCAGCGTGCGGGCCCACAGGTCCCAGGCGGCCATCTCCACCATGGCCCGCGCCATGCGGTTGCCGCGAAAGGCACCCAGCGCGTCATTCACCGCTTCGGGGTTGGCGAAGGTGCGGCCCAGCACGCGCGGCAAAAAGACCTCGCGCAGCAGGTGCAGGGCGCCGGCCACGGTTTCTTCGCGGTACATGGGCGCAAATTCCATGGTGCCCTCGGCCACGCCTTCCAGACCTTC contains:
- a CDS encoding single-stranded DNA-binding protein, yielding MLHIEFTTDLGARVTVDVENADKLLDVQRQYGRLGWTSGEVPTGGYQFPLDNEPDFDWSLLGARKWTSPEGEELIIHKGHAYRRRELEAVDSRKMKLPAAVKYSRGAKSTDPEHVREKSDGEFEYVTLAIFRGGKRQERYATPGGRAPGQAAPQSARPAAPRPAPPAARPAPARAEEETPF
- the menC gene encoding o-succinylbenzoate synthase; its protein translation is MFRIEAAELWVVRLPLKFRFETSFGVQTEKLVPLLALRGEGLEGVAEGTMEFAPMYREETVAGALHLLREVFLPRVLGRTFANPEAVNDALGAFRGNRMARAMVEMAAWDLWARTLNVPLGTLLGGRKTQVEVGVSLGIQPDEAATVEMVRRHVDQGYRRIKLKIKPGWDVQPVQATREAFPHIRLTVDANSAYTLADTARLRALDSFDLTYIEQPLAWDDLVDHAELQRRLATPLCLDESVTSAQDARKGLALGAGGVINIKVARVGGHAEARRVHDVAQAFGAPVWCGGMLESGVGRAHNIHLSTLPNFTLPGDTSSASRYWATDVIHEPLEAEDGLMPVPAGPGTGVTLNREFLARVAELHEERRA
- a CDS encoding acyl-CoA acyltransferase → MVPVPPGYVVQEVTDPWAFRALEEVQVAAWGYTDREVTPGTLFRISAVSGGVVLGAYPEAEPERPVGLAFGFPALCQGEVWHHSHLLALDPACRGSGLALALKHAQRERVLAQGLRRMTWTFDPLVARNARLNLGKLGARARTYLPDWYALEADRARAFPADRLLVEWDLTQPLPARPAPLPNGERVLEAQGETPGPVRRAPGAPVRLAEVPTHPEHLSPATRLAWRLALRNALGTALAEGYEVTDLARDGERAFYVLTRRAEG